A single window of Streptomyces sp. NBC_00464 DNA harbors:
- a CDS encoding DUF3710 domain-containing protein, whose protein sequence is MFGRRKNSGSADDTADEAREAEQVVDELDDAEGGSRRTNLPPAPRPDGPWDIDEVSQPGEGRVDLGGIFVPGVEGMELRVEVAGDAIVAATVVLRDSAIQLQAFAAPKKEGIWGEVREEIASGITQQGGIIDEVEGPLGWELRAQVPVQLPDGANGVQMVRFVGVDGPRWFLRGVISGQGAVQPEAAGLLETVFRDTVVVRGDGPMAPRDPIVLKLPNDAQMVPEGVQQEEQEGSKFSGGMAGLQRGPEITEVR, encoded by the coding sequence GTGTTCGGACGTCGCAAGAACAGTGGTTCCGCCGATGACACGGCGGACGAAGCGCGCGAGGCCGAGCAGGTCGTCGACGAGCTCGATGACGCCGAAGGCGGATCGCGCCGGACGAACCTTCCGCCGGCGCCGCGGCCGGACGGCCCGTGGGACATCGACGAGGTCTCCCAGCCCGGCGAGGGCAGGGTCGACCTCGGCGGCATCTTCGTGCCCGGTGTCGAGGGCATGGAGCTGCGCGTAGAGGTCGCCGGTGACGCGATCGTCGCCGCCACGGTCGTGCTGCGCGACAGCGCGATCCAGCTGCAGGCCTTCGCCGCCCCCAAGAAGGAGGGCATCTGGGGCGAGGTCCGCGAGGAGATCGCCTCCGGTATCACCCAGCAGGGCGGCATCATCGACGAGGTCGAGGGCCCGCTGGGCTGGGAACTGCGTGCGCAGGTCCCCGTACAGCTTCCCGACGGGGCGAACGGCGTGCAGATGGTGCGCTTCGTCGGTGTCGACGGTCCGCGCTGGTTCCTGCGCGGAGTGATCTCCGGCCAGGGCGCCGTGCAGCCGGAGGCCGCCGGTCTTCTGGAGACGGTCTTCCGGGACACCGTGGTCGTCCGCGGCGACGGCCCGATGGCCCCGCGCGACCCGATCGTCCTCAAGCTCCCCAACGACGCCCAGATGGTCCCCGAGGGCGTCCAGCAGGAGGAGCAGGAGGGCTCGAAGTTCTCGGGTGGCATGGCGGGCCTCCAGCGCGGTCCCGAGATCACCGAGGTGCGCTGA
- the dut gene encoding dUTP diphosphatase, whose product MRHPVDVLIRRVDPDVPIPSYGHPGDAGADLVTTEAAELAPGERAVLPTGVSIALPDGYAAFVHPRSGLAARCGVALVNAPGTVDAGYRGEIKVIVINLDPRESVRFERFDRIAQLVVQQVEKVRFHEVSELPGSARADGGFGSTGGHAAVDVDGVRGGVPQGGNSYASVESDREGK is encoded by the coding sequence ATGCGCCATCCCGTGGACGTGCTGATCCGCCGGGTCGACCCGGACGTGCCGATTCCGTCGTACGGGCACCCGGGCGACGCCGGAGCGGATCTGGTCACCACCGAGGCCGCCGAGCTGGCGCCGGGTGAGCGTGCGGTTCTGCCGACCGGGGTTTCGATTGCCCTGCCGGACGGGTACGCCGCGTTCGTGCACCCCCGGTCCGGCCTCGCCGCACGCTGCGGAGTCGCCCTGGTGAATGCCCCGGGGACGGTGGATGCCGGGTACCGTGGAGAGATCAAGGTGATCGTCATCAATCTCGACCCGCGCGAGTCCGTGCGGTTCGAGCGGTTCGACCGGATTGCCCAACTGGTCGTGCAGCAGGTCGAGAAGGTGCGCTTCCACGAAGTGTCGGAGCTTCCCGGTTCGGCGCGGGCCGATGGGGGCTTCGGGTCCACCGGCGGTCATGCCGCCGTTGATGTTGATGGCGTCCGGGGCGGGGTTCCCCAGGGCGGGAACAGCTACGCTTCGGTCGAATCCGACCGGGAAGGAAAGTGA
- a CDS encoding PaaI family thioesterase: MSGTSAALKPPADAVKPVRHPDAPAPGELLGAHYEHCFGCGDGQPHGLHLQARAGEGVGVTAEFTVQAAHQGAPGLAHGGVLATALDETLGSLNWLLRVIAVTGRLETDFVRPVPVDTVLFLDAEVTAVHGRKIYSRATGRIGGPDGPVAVRAEALFIEVKVDHFIENGRPAEIQAAMADPDQAKRARAFEVNP, translated from the coding sequence GTGAGTGGAACATCTGCGGCTCTGAAGCCCCCGGCCGACGCGGTGAAACCGGTCCGGCATCCCGACGCCCCGGCACCCGGCGAGCTGCTCGGCGCGCACTACGAACACTGTTTCGGCTGCGGGGACGGACAGCCGCACGGGCTGCACCTCCAGGCGCGGGCCGGTGAGGGTGTCGGCGTCACCGCCGAGTTCACCGTGCAGGCCGCCCACCAGGGCGCCCCGGGCCTCGCCCACGGCGGAGTGCTGGCCACCGCGCTCGACGAGACGCTCGGCTCGCTGAACTGGCTGCTGCGTGTGATCGCGGTGACCGGACGGCTGGAGACCGACTTCGTCCGCCCCGTACCGGTGGACACCGTGCTGTTCCTGGACGCCGAGGTCACCGCCGTGCACGGGCGGAAGATCTACTCCAGGGCGACCGGCCGGATCGGCGGCCCGGACGGGCCCGTGGCGGTCCGGGCCGAGGCCCTGTTCATCGAGGTCAAGGTCGATCACTTCATCGAGAACGGCCGCCCGGCCGAGATCCAGGCAGCGATGGCCGACCCCGACCAGGCCAAGCGGGCCCGGGCCTTCGAGGTGAACCCGTGA
- a CDS encoding DUF3093 domain-containing protein, producing MQPSTPPFDERLTAPRSWWFIALLVGIACALMLLPLGTLPLLAGLAGGTVLSAVAVSSYGSARIRVVAGALVAGDARIPVSALGEAEVLDAEEARAWRSYKADTRAFMLLRSYIPTAVRVVVTDPQDPTPYVYLSTREPQALVAALKAAVPA from the coding sequence ATGCAGCCTTCCACCCCGCCGTTCGACGAACGTCTCACCGCACCCCGTTCGTGGTGGTTCATCGCCCTCCTGGTCGGCATCGCGTGCGCGCTGATGCTGCTGCCGCTGGGCACCCTTCCCCTGCTCGCCGGGCTGGCGGGCGGCACCGTGCTGTCGGCGGTGGCGGTCAGCTCGTACGGCTCCGCCCGGATCCGGGTGGTGGCCGGCGCCCTCGTCGCGGGCGACGCGCGGATCCCCGTGTCGGCGCTCGGTGAGGCCGAGGTGCTGGACGCCGAGGAGGCGCGCGCCTGGCGCTCGTACAAGGCGGACACCCGGGCCTTCATGCTGCTGCGCAGCTACATTCCCACCGCGGTGCGCGTGGTGGTGACCGATCCGCAGGACCCGACTCCGTACGTCTATCTGTCGACGCGTGAG